A region from the Bubalus kerabau isolate K-KA32 ecotype Philippines breed swamp buffalo chromosome 12, PCC_UOA_SB_1v2, whole genome shotgun sequence genome encodes:
- the KCTD12 gene encoding BTB/POZ domain-containing protein KCTD12 has protein sequence MALADSTRGLPNGGGGGGSGSSSSSAEPPLFPDIVELNVGGQVYVTRRCTVVSVPDSLLWRMFTQQQPQELARDSKGRFFLDRDGFLFRYILDYLRDLQLVLPDYFPERSRLQREAEYFELPELVRRLGAPQQPGPGPPPPHSRRGVQKEGSLGDDLLPLGSAEPEQQEGASAGAPSPTLELASRSPSGGAAGPLLTPSQSLDGSRRSGYITIGYRGSYTIGRDAQADAKFRRVARITVCGKTSLAKEVFGDTLNESRDPDRPPERYTSRYYLKFNFLEQAFDKLSESGFHMVACSSTGTCAFAGSTDQSEDKIWTSYTEYVFCRE, from the coding sequence ATGGCTCTAGCCGACAGCACTCGTGGATTACCCAACGGgggtggcggcggcggcagcggctccTCGTCGTCCTCGGCGGAGCCGCCACTCTTCCCCGACATCGTGGAGCTGAACGTGGGGGGCCAGGTGTATGTGACCCGGCGCTGCACGGTGGTGTCGGTGCCCGACTCGCTGCTCTGGCGCATGTTCACGCAGCAGCAGCCGCAAGAGCTAGCCCGGGACAGCAAAGGCCGCTTCTTTCTGGACCGAGACGGCTTCCTCTTCCGCTACATCTTGGATTACCTGCGGGACTTGCAGCTTGTGCTGCCTGACTACTTCCCCGAGCGCAGCCGGCTGCAGCGCGAGGCAGAGTACTTCGAGCTGCCCGAGCTCGTGCGCCGCCTCGGGGCGCCCCAGCAGCCCGGCCCCGGACCGCCGCCGCCGCACTCCCGGCGCGGGGTGCAGAAGGAGGGCTCGCTAGGCGACGATCTGCTGCCGCTCGGCTCCGCCGAGCCGGAGCAGCAGGAGGGCGCCTCGGCCGGGGCGCCGTCGCCCACGCTGGAGCTTGCTAGCCGCAGCCCATCCGGGGGCGCGGCGGGCCCGCTGCTTACGCCGTCCCAGTCGTTGGACGGTAGCCGGCGCTCGGGCTACATCACCATCGGCTACCGCGGCTCCTACACGATCGGGCGGGATGCGCAGGCAGACGCCAAGTTCCGGCGAGTGGCGCGCATCACCGTGTGCGGCAAGACGTCGCTGGCCAAGGAGGTGTTCGGGGACACCCTGAACGAGAGCCGGGACCCCGACCGGCCCCCGGAGCGCTACACCTCGCGCTATTACCTCAAGTTCAACTTCCTGGAGCAGGCCTTCGACAAGCTGTCCGAGTCGGGCTTCCACATGGTGGCGTGCAGTTCCACGGGCACCTGCGCCTTCGCCGGCAGCACCGACCAGAGCGAGGACAAGATCTGGACTAGCTACACCGAGTACGTCTTCTGCAGGGAGTGA